The sequence below is a genomic window from Candidatus Limnocylindrales bacterium.
ATCGGACCTTGACCTTTAACTCTCTTTTGCAGGCTGTCAAGTTAGGTGCCTCTTATTCCACGGACCGTCGTAAGGGGCTGGCGGCTGTTGTGGGTTTATTTGAAAAAGGGGTGGTCCCTTTTCCCCTGATTTTCGCGTTCTGGCTCGCAAGCCAGCACCTGATTCTTTATTCCCTCTCCTTTTTCATGGCCCTGGTTGGAGGCGAGTTCTTTGTGGGACCTGCCGTGGCCGCGTTGGCTATGATAAGCTTGACAACCCTTTTCTTGAGCCAGATTCCCGAGAATACCTGGGAAGAGGCCAGGAAGCGGTTACGTATCTCCTCACCCTCCATCCCCCTCTCCCAAAGCTTTGGGAGAGGGGACATAAGGGGTGTGGGTAACCCTCTTCCACAAAGCTGGGGAGGATATTTTCGATATGTAGGCAGGGAGATCAAAGTGATCTGGAAGAACGTCATCTTGGGGATTATTCTGGCAGGGTTTATTGCGGCCGCCGGACGAACCGAATGGTGGATAGATTTCTCAACAGTGGGCGGTGGCGGAGTTTTCACGGAAATTTTAAACGTAATTCTCGGAGCGACTATTTCTCTGGTCATCCCCTTATCCCCGGTGGGACATCTCTTCGTAGCTGCTTTCCTTTGGAAAACCTATACCGTAACCTACGGAGGGATTTTGGGCTTTTTTCTGGCCAGCGCCCTGGACCTCAGAAATTTCTGGGCTTATGGGAAGCTCCTGGATCCCAAACTGGGGTTGACCGTGGAAGCTTTGGGATTTGCCTCGGCCATCCTGGGTGCTTTGGTCGTGGTGGTCCTGCTCCGGATCGTGGGATTTGAAGTAACCCACGCTCCGTTGTTCCATGAGTACGTGGATAAGATCATGATGTTCTTCTCCCTGGGGGGAAAGATGATGTAAAAGGAGGTAAGGAAAAGTGAAAAAGGTTATGCTTTATATGGCTCTATCCAGCTTTTTAATCCTGGGAAGTGCTTTCTCAACCCCTCACCCCTTTGGTCCCCCTCTCCCAAAGCTCTGGGAGAGGGGGAAGGGGGTGAGGGCTGCCACCCCAGATTGCCGAATTGCCTTCCATACCAAGAGGGGAGAGAAAGAATTTAGAATTTCTACCATTCGAATAGACGGAACAGATATAAAGGACCTGACCTCGGGCCACTGGGACAGTAATCCCTGGTTTTCTCCGGATGGAAAGCAAATCGTCTTTGACCGGGATGAGGAGATTTATATCGCGAACACCGATGGAAGTGAGCCGAGAAATCTGACCCATAACCCAAAAGCTAACTCCTGCCCGACCATCGCTGGAGGTAAGGTCGCTTTCCAGACGAACCGGGATGGGAATTTTGCGATCTATGTGGTGAATACGGATGGAACCGGACTGCAACGATTGACCCAGGAACCATCTAACAATGCCTGTCCGGCCTTCTCTTCCGATGGAAAGCGACTCGCTTTTGTCTCGGATCGGAACGGCCCCATGGAGATCTACGTAATGAATATTGACGGAACCGGACTCAAACGGCTCACTTCTAACGCTGGAAATAACATGGATCCCGCCTTCTCCCCCGATGGGAAAAAGATCGTCTTTACTTCGGACCGAGATGGAAACTTTGAGATCTACCTCATGGACAGCGACGGCCATAATCAAACCCGGCTTACCTATAACAATACGTCCGATATCCAACCTGCTTTCTCTCCCGATGGGAAACAGATTGCCTATGAGCGGGGTGGCAATATTTATGTGATGGACCTTGAGAAACGAGAAGAAAGGCCACTGACCCAGGGAGCTGTATACCGGGGCGGTCCTTCCTGGGATCCTAACTGTGTTTCTGAATAAGGAAGGATAGAGTGCTATGAAAAGTTTTAACCTTTTTTCAACCCTTCGACCAGCCTGTCCTGAGCGAAGCCGAAGGGCTCAGGACGCAGCCTGGCTGAGTATAGCTCTAACGCTTTTGATCTCGCTGTTTTCTTTACACCCAAGTTCGGTTTATGCTGAGGACCTTCGGAAAGTGACCATCAAGGTAGGTTGGATGCTCTGTGAAAAGTGACCTCCGGCGGTGAAAGCAGCTTTGGAGAAGCTGGAAGGTGTAAAAAAAGTTGAGGTCAGTCTGGAGAAGGCTTCAGCTTATGTGGAGTATGAGGCTAGAAAGGTCACTCCGGATCAGATGGTAGCGGCAGTGAACCAGGCGGGATATATGGCGTTTCTTCCTCCCAAGGATCTGGTGGAGATCACGTTAGCCATCGAAGGTCTCAAGGGTCCTGAGGATGAGCTGAAAATCAAACCGGCCCTGGAGAAGGTGGATGGGATCAGGAAGGCTTTGGTGTA
It includes:
- a CDS encoding permease, whose amino-acid sequence is MGEFLKEVLIFIYATANHTFLMMYWVWLPAFLLSGYLFTRWHRDPVDKILQDRTLTFNSLLQAVKLGASYSTDRRKGLAAVVGLFEKGVVPFPLIFAFWLASQHLILYSLSFFMALVGGEFFVGPAVAALAMISLTTLFLSQIPENTWEEARKRLRISSPSIPLSQSFGRGDIRGVGNPLPQSWGGYFRYVGREIKVIWKNVILGIILAGFIAAAGRTEWWIDFSTVGGGGVFTEILNVILGATISLVIPLSPVGHLFVAAFLWKTYTVTYGGILGFFLASALDLRNFWAYGKLLDPKLGLTVEALGFASAILGALVVVVLLRIVGFEVTHAPLFHEYVDKIMMFFSLGGKMM
- a CDS encoding DPP IV N-terminal domain-containing protein is translated as MKKVMLYMALSSFLILGSAFSTPHPFGPPLPKLWERGKGVRAATPDCRIAFHTKRGEKEFRISTIRIDGTDIKDLTSGHWDSNPWFSPDGKQIVFDRDEEIYIANTDGSEPRNLTHNPKANSCPTIAGGKVAFQTNRDGNFAIYVVNTDGTGLQRLTQEPSNNACPAFSSDGKRLAFVSDRNGPMEIYVMNIDGTGLKRLTSNAGNNMDPAFSPDGKKIVFTSDRDGNFEIYLMDSDGHNQTRLTYNNTSDIQPAFSPDGKQIAYERGGNIYVMDLEKREERPLTQGAVYRGGPSWDPNCVSE
- a CDS encoding cation transporter, whose translation is MKAALEKLEGVKKVEVSLEKASAYVEYEARKVTPDQMVAAVNQAGYMAFLPPKDLVEITLAIEGLKGPEDELKIKPALEKVDGIRKALVYTKEKEVYVEYMKNQITLQRITEEISKLGYKVILPSVEGKERCQR